From Shewanella psychrophila, a single genomic window includes:
- a CDS encoding DUF4406 domain-containing protein, producing the protein MFRSKVYIAGPMSGLVDCNRSAFNLAADVQKELGKIVINPAILPAGLSEAEYMQICIPMLMCADEIYVLDGWELSDGAMAEKALAKKLDLKIVYQEGVDHDIALLGLTASA; encoded by the coding sequence ATGTTTCGTAGCAAGGTTTATATTGCTGGGCCAATGTCCGGTTTGGTTGATTGCAACCGTTCGGCGTTTAATCTCGCTGCTGATGTTCAGAAAGAATTAGGAAAAATTGTAATTAACCCGGCAATACTCCCAGCGGGTCTGAGTGAAGCTGAATATATGCAGATCTGCATTCCCATGTTGATGTGCGCTGATGAGATATACGTTCTTGACGGCTGGGAGCTCTCGGATGGAGCGATGGCTGAGAAAGCCCTAGCTAAAAAGCTCGACCTCAAAATTGTTTATCAAGAAGGTGTTGATCATGACATCGCTTTACTTGGTTTAACTGCTTCTGCTTAG
- a CDS encoding helix-turn-helix transcriptional regulator, with product MSPKTIITIIKNKRIESKMTQKDLAQKIGMSEKTYQRIESEAVDMRLSQYYNLITALGLTELDVILDSFNVDTVTDKDIVAATRLLLPQTRHNLVHMIISEFQRFQNTNKSKV from the coding sequence ATGTCACCAAAAACAATCATAACGATTATCAAAAATAAGCGTATTGAAAGTAAAATGACACAAAAGGACCTAGCCCAAAAAATAGGTATGAGTGAGAAAACATATCAGCGAATAGAGAGCGAAGCTGTCGATATGCGCTTAAGTCAATATTACAACCTCATAACGGCACTAGGTTTAACCGAATTGGACGTCATCTTAGACTCTTTTAATGTGGATACCGTGACAGATAAGGATATTGTCGCCGCTACTCGGTTACTTTTACCACAAACACGGCATAACCTTGTGCACATGATAATATCTGAATTTCAGCGCTTCCAAAACACAAACAAAAGTAAAGTATAG
- a CDS encoding helix-turn-helix transcriptional regulator, producing the protein MKKKGSDLLKAGRTIRGFTQDEVAQIYGISSKTYGSWERGRTAVSYDDLSAIFDQVFQLPLDKVTEVACHAA; encoded by the coding sequence ATGAAGAAAAAAGGCTCAGATTTACTCAAAGCAGGTCGCACGATCAGAGGTTTTACTCAAGATGAGGTGGCGCAGATTTATGGGATTAGCTCTAAAACTTATGGTAGTTGGGAACGAGGAAGGACTGCAGTTTCTTATGATGATCTGTCAGCTATTTTCGACCAGGTATTTCAATTGCCCCTGGATAAAGTGACTGAGGTGGCTTGCCATGCAGCATGA
- a CDS encoding tyrosine-type recombinase/integrase, which yields MASGVDVSKLNDSALRRWLKGGITRDFRDLRFPELRLRANADRDKASVFLVLNIGGETKWEKIATWPSVCIKTLTNDLPVMLAKRSTGNMVIGQFEKLADLLNWYQAHIKNNSTYSASWRSNVASLIKCHLMPRLGMMRLSEISFSEVDTHLVKTMLQDEFSPNYIREAVNKLKVAFAAAAKLRLLNTNPIAGYQVTDSIKLDGARDTRLFETDLTELFIRLSAELMPVQMLFVLMMMFGTRINETRQARWEYFAGDTWVIPASHAKNKQEHRLPLTESARVLLKRYKLWQLKHVGKRAYLFPGMAGPISIRTAHKWNTHIRFKHFTSHDLRILFRTMVADLGVDTMIGERLVNHALPVLLRTYVKSTLDKGMSQALEQYHAYLIDRGFSSVAPEILPRSNIDYENPQSQMASGWV from the coding sequence ATGGCCAGTGGTGTTGATGTGAGTAAATTAAATGATTCGGCTTTAAGGCGGTGGTTGAAAGGTGGTATTACACGCGATTTTCGTGACCTTCGTTTTCCTGAATTACGCTTACGAGCTAATGCTGACCGTGATAAAGCCAGTGTATTTTTAGTGTTAAATATTGGTGGTGAAACCAAGTGGGAGAAGATAGCCACTTGGCCGAGTGTCTGTATCAAGACACTTACTAATGATCTACCTGTCATGCTAGCTAAGCGAAGTACTGGAAATATGGTGATCGGACAGTTTGAAAAGCTGGCTGATCTCCTTAACTGGTATCAGGCTCATATCAAAAACAATTCAACTTATAGTGCCAGCTGGCGTAGTAATGTTGCTTCGTTGATTAAGTGCCATCTTATGCCTCGATTGGGGATGATGAGGTTGAGTGAGATCAGTTTTTCTGAAGTCGATACCCATTTAGTTAAGACGATGCTTCAAGATGAGTTTTCTCCCAACTATATTCGCGAGGCTGTGAATAAACTGAAGGTTGCGTTCGCAGCAGCTGCAAAGCTTCGTTTACTCAATACCAATCCTATTGCCGGTTATCAAGTAACTGACTCGATAAAGTTAGATGGTGCCAGAGATACCCGCCTTTTTGAAACGGATTTGACTGAGCTGTTTATTCGTTTGAGCGCTGAACTCATGCCTGTACAAATGTTGTTTGTCCTGATGATGATGTTCGGTACCCGGATTAATGAGACTCGCCAAGCACGATGGGAATATTTTGCTGGTGATACTTGGGTGATCCCCGCTAGCCATGCAAAGAATAAACAAGAGCATAGATTGCCATTAACTGAGTCTGCAAGAGTGTTACTTAAGCGTTATAAGCTGTGGCAACTTAAGCATGTGGGTAAGCGAGCTTATCTGTTTCCTGGTATGGCGGGGCCTATTTCGATCCGTACTGCACATAAGTGGAATACTCATATTCGATTCAAGCATTTCACTAGCCATGATCTGCGTATTTTATTTCGGACTATGGTGGCTGATCTGGGGGTCGATACCATGATTGGGGAGCGCTTAGTTAACCACGCCTTGCCTGTATTGTTGCGCACCTATGTTAAATCAACTCTCGACAAAGGAATGTCCCAAGCATTAGAGCAATATCATGCTTATTTGATTGATCGGGGATTTTCTTCTGTTGCGCCCGAGATATTGCCTAGATCAAACATTGATTATGAGAACCCTCAAAGCCAGATGGCTAGTGGGTGGGTATAA
- a CDS encoding replication protein P produces MRAKSLQTLLSSGPIVGVGGSASGRPVPSDMDIDIVDSVFKKLKILFPVGAPKSDVEGTHKAEWLKTLAAQKVRSRDQVQYGLDRARREVGDRKFWPSPRQFCTWCLPCAIDAGLPEPEQAFREALKYYRCAANHSWTHELVWLAMRETGSWMFSRANKKEVFEVFIRNYDVVTRRFLAGEVFDIQLPKALPPKMNIPTNPSAAKKNIALIRKRLDLRGANECK; encoded by the coding sequence ATGAGAGCTAAAAGTTTGCAAACCTTGCTGAGTTCAGGGCCGATAGTAGGTGTTGGTGGATCGGCATCTGGTAGGCCTGTTCCATCAGATATGGATATCGATATTGTAGATAGCGTGTTCAAAAAACTTAAAATTCTGTTTCCTGTTGGCGCACCCAAATCTGATGTTGAAGGAACTCATAAGGCTGAGTGGTTAAAAACTTTGGCTGCACAAAAAGTGCGTAGCCGTGATCAAGTTCAATACGGTTTGGATCGTGCTCGGCGTGAAGTAGGGGATAGAAAGTTTTGGCCCTCACCACGTCAGTTTTGTACTTGGTGTCTACCTTGTGCGATTGATGCTGGCTTACCTGAGCCAGAACAAGCATTCCGTGAGGCGCTTAAATATTATCGTTGTGCAGCCAATCACAGTTGGACTCATGAATTGGTTTGGTTAGCTATGCGAGAAACGGGGAGCTGGATGTTCAGCCGAGCGAACAAAAAGGAAGTGTTTGAGGTGTTTATCCGTAATTATGATGTGGTGACTCGTCGGTTTCTAGCTGGCGAAGTGTTTGATATTCAGCTGCCTAAGGCTTTACCGCCTAAGATGAATATTCCAACTAATCCTAGTGCGGCAAAGAAAAATATCGCCTTGATCCGTAAAAGATTAGATTTAAGAGGTGCTAATGAATGTAAATAA
- a CDS encoding helix-turn-helix domain-containing protein, with product MSMELMVKAMKSKVGNPLRKLVLIKLADNASDSGECWPSYQHIADQCEIAKSTVRKHIKELEGAGFLTITNRKGPKGNSSNMYTLTLCRQIAPLMPSGSTGVPSDSTGGMPSDSTGISHSFEPVNEPLKTKAKKSIQIPKLDFSCWPGMPSEQTLADWMAMRKRQKADVSQTVISRLARQLHIAVAAGYPIDDCLAECVTRNWRGFELVWLTNAGVSKARLGQVSGDPEHLNNDWIQHVFNDKDPLI from the coding sequence ATGAGTATGGAGTTGATGGTTAAGGCCATGAAGTCGAAGGTGGGTAATCCTTTGCGTAAGCTGGTGCTCATTAAACTAGCTGATAATGCCAGCGATAGCGGCGAATGTTGGCCGAGTTATCAGCATATTGCAGACCAGTGTGAAATCGCTAAAAGCACGGTCAGAAAGCATATTAAGGAACTTGAGGGGGCTGGTTTTCTCACTATCACAAATCGAAAAGGGCCAAAGGGAAATAGCAGTAATATGTACACTTTGACCCTATGCCGCCAGATAGCCCCCCTTATGCCGTCAGGTAGCACAGGTGTGCCGTCAGATAGCACAGGGGGTATGCCGTCAGATAGCACCGGAATCAGTCACTCTTTTGAACCAGTCAATGAACCTTTAAAAACTAAAGCAAAAAAATCGATACAAATTCCTAAATTGGACTTTTCTTGCTGGCCAGGCATGCCAAGTGAGCAGACCTTGGCTGATTGGATGGCAATGAGAAAACGCCAAAAAGCCGATGTGAGTCAGACGGTGATTAGCCGTCTTGCAAGACAACTGCATATTGCCGTTGCGGCTGGATATCCAATCGATGATTGTTTAGCGGAGTGTGTGACTCGAAATTGGCGTGGGTTTGAATTGGTTTGGTTGACCAATGCTGGCGTTAGCAAGGCAAGGCTAGGGCAAGTATCCGGTGATCCCGAACATTTGAATAATGATTGGATTCAACATGTTTTTAATGACAAGGATCCCTTGATATGA